The sequence below is a genomic window from Polaribacter vadi.
TGTATTTCCTCGTTAGCAGTAATCTCTAAATTTTTAAAAGGTGCTAATGGAAATACTAAAGCAGTTACGACACGTTCTCCATTATTAAGAAAAATTTCCATTGAAGATTTATCGACCAGCATTTTTATTTTTAGCTGATTCGAAGCAGGTAAAACATATGGGCATTTTATAATATTACTATTCAAGTTGTTAAAGTAGTATCCTGATTCTTGTCTATTTAATATTAATTCACCATTAATTCTGTTATAGTTTATAACAATACTCGAGCTTTTATTACCCCATTCAATTTTTGCTTCATTAATATCACTAAAATCTAGAGTAGTTTCAATATAGAATTTACCTCCTCCTAATGTTTCATCATTCAACAATTCAAATCTACTTGCAGCATTATTGTTTTCAATAATTTTACCACCAATTGCATAGATTATCTCCGTTGGTAGTTTACTAACAATTATGCTTTCGCCATTACTTTTTTGCCAATGTAAAGTTCTTGGAAATGTCATAGCACTTCTATAACTATAGGTTGGAACATTTTGAGCATAACTCCAATTGCTCATCCATCCCATAAATAGATTTCTATTATTAGGCTCATTACTCCAGGTTACACCTGCATAATTGTCAGTTCCATAATCTAACCATAAGGTGGTTTCTTGTAAAGATGTAAATGTTTCACCATCAAAATCTCCTAAGAAATACTGTGTGCCAGATCCTCCATTTGGCCCACCAGGGTTAATACTGACCAATAAAGCCCAAGTTTCTTGACCATTTTCGTCTTCAATTTTAAACAAATCTGGACATTCCCATACACCACCATGCGCTCCCACATCTTTTCCAAAACTATTTTTATATTCCCAATTCTTTAGATCTGATGATGCATAAAACATAATTTCATCGCCAGCAGCAAGAACCATTATCCATTTTTGTGTTTCTTTATGCCAAGACACTTTAGGATCTCTAAAGTCTGCTTTAACATTATTCACTAAAACAGGATTGTTTTCATACTTAGTCCAGCTCCTACCTTTATCATTACTATATGCTAGACTTTGTGTTTGATTATTATTAGCTGGATTTTGATGGGTAAAAATAGCCACTAAAGGACTCTCACTACCTGTTTTAAAACCAGATGTATTTTTCGAATCAACAACAATACTTCCTGAGAAAATGTTTCCTAAATTGTCAGGATATAAAGCAATTGGCAATTCTTCCCAGTTAACTAAATCTTTGCTAATTGCATGCCCCCAGTGCATAGGTCCCCATACATTTGCATCTGGATTATGTTGATAAAACAAATGATACTCACCTGCATAGTATACCATTCCATTAGGATCATTCATCCAATTTGATTGTGGTGTAAAATGAAAATCTGGCCTATAATCATTGTCGCTTATTGTTACTAATTCAGCATTTGATTTGGAAAATATATCATCCTCATTACAGTTTGAGAATACAATTAATATAATTGCAAACAATAATATTCTAATACTTTTTATCATTTTCATATTATTTGGTTTTTAAGTATTCCAAAGCATTTTTAGTTATTCCTTCTATATTGTCTTGAAATAGATTTTTACCGCTGTTCTGATTCCATTCAAAAGCACCTATTCCAATGGCAATAGCAGTTCCTTTAAATTCATTATTTGGCATTGCTTCAAAATTTGCCATCATCCAATATTCTCTCTCACCATCCCAGTTTCCAAGATGTCTAATTTTTTCATTATTGAATAAATTAGAATATATCTGCTCGTCATTATTTGGTAATTGATACCAATCTCCAAATTTCCATAAAACAAAATTATGATTCTCTCTATACCCAGGTCCTATTAGCCTGATCATTTTTCTTTCGTCTGGTGAGATTGTTTCTATTCCTTGATAAACAGGATGTGTACTTTCGTCATGCA
It includes:
- a CDS encoding glycoside hydrolase family 32 protein, which produces MKMIKSIRILLFAIILIVFSNCNEDDIFSKSNAELVTISDNDYRPDFHFTPQSNWMNDPNGMVYYAGEYHLFYQHNPDANVWGPMHWGHAISKDLVNWEELPIALYPDNLGNIFSGSIVVDSKNTSGFKTGSESPLVAIFTHQNPANNNQTQSLAYSNDKGRSWTKYENNPVLVNNVKADFRDPKVSWHKETQKWIMVLAAGDEIMFYASSDLKNWEYKNSFGKDVGAHGGVWECPDLFKIEDENGQETWALLVSINPGGPNGGSGTQYFLGDFDGETFTSLQETTLWLDYGTDNYAGVTWSNEPNNRNLFMGWMSNWSYAQNVPTYSYRSAMTFPRTLHWQKSNGESIIVSKLPTEIIYAIGGKIIENNNAASRFELLNDETLGGGKFYIETTLDFSDINEAKIEWGNKSSSIVINYNRINGELILNRQESGYYFNNLNSNIIKCPYVLPASNQLKIKMLVDKSSMEIFLNNGERVVTALVFPLAPFKNLEITANEEIQFIKQIKINKLKE